In a single window of the Renibacterium salmoninarum ATCC 33209 genome:
- a CDS encoding trans-aconitate 2-methyltransferase, whose protein sequence is MAVTWDPKKYVQFGDFRNRPFFDLTGRVLAEQPRKVVDLGCGPGNLTATLATRWSDAEIVGLDSSAEMISAAQAGANAENLSFQVSDAALWMPESDVDVVVTNAVLQWIPAHRELLPRWLAALKPGAWFAMQVPGNFGAQSHLLMREVAESEQWRTKLDGVLRHDDAVGEPVDYLEIFLAAGMRADAWETTYQQVLAGPQPVLEWVRGTGLRPVLNALDPKDAALFEEEYSARLDEAYPRREFGTVFPFRRIFVVGQKP, encoded by the coding sequence ATGGCAGTCACATGGGACCCCAAAAAGTACGTCCAGTTCGGTGATTTTCGGAATCGACCATTTTTCGATCTCACCGGTCGAGTTTTGGCAGAGCAGCCGAGGAAAGTCGTCGATCTGGGTTGTGGCCCAGGCAACCTGACTGCAACACTTGCTACGCGCTGGTCTGATGCAGAGATTGTTGGACTCGATTCATCCGCTGAGATGATTTCCGCAGCTCAGGCTGGCGCAAATGCAGAGAACTTGAGCTTTCAGGTCAGTGATGCGGCGCTCTGGATGCCGGAGAGCGACGTCGACGTCGTGGTCACGAACGCGGTATTGCAATGGATCCCAGCGCATCGAGAACTCTTGCCACGGTGGTTAGCAGCGCTTAAGCCTGGCGCTTGGTTCGCCATGCAGGTTCCGGGAAATTTTGGTGCTCAGTCGCACCTGCTGATGCGTGAAGTTGCTGAATCTGAGCAGTGGCGGACGAAGCTCGACGGCGTGCTTCGGCACGATGACGCGGTGGGGGAGCCTGTGGATTATCTGGAAATATTCCTAGCTGCTGGTATGCGAGCGGATGCCTGGGAAACCACTTATCAGCAGGTGTTAGCGGGTCCGCAACCGGTGCTCGAATGGGTCAGGGGTACGGGATTGCGGCCAGTGTTGAATGCTTTGGACCCGAAGGATGCGGCGCTTTTTGAGGAAGAGTATTCGGCCCGTCTGGACGAAGCTTATCCGCGGCGCGAATTTGGTACGGTCTTTCCCTTCCGACGAATTTTCGTGGTGGGACAGAAGCCCTGA
- a CDS encoding DEAD/DEAH box helicase — protein MTLLDQLPASSDDADAIYEGFLSWSASRGVRLYPAQEEAVIELASGNNVILATPTGSGKSLVAVAAHFTAMAAKARSYYTAPIKALVSEKFFALIEIFGAQNVGMVTGDSSVNPEAPIICCTAEILANIALREGAQAQVGIVVMDEFHYFADPQRGWAWQVPLLELPQAQFLLMSATLGDMSSFEKEITERTGRETVTVSSAERPIPLHYYYVQTPVHETLEELLSTNQAPVYIVHFSQAEAIERAQTLMSINMCSKEEKQRISEMIALFRFSPGFGKTLNRLVRHGIGVHHAGMLPKYRRLVEQLAQAGLLKVICGTDTLGVGINVPIRTVLFTALSKYDGVRTRTLQAREFHQIAGRAGRAGFDTAGTVMVQAPEHTVENAKAMAKAQAKFGDDPRKLRQVVKKKPPEGFVSWGEPTFTRLVESEPEPLSSSFTITHAMLLNLMERPGNPFTAARRLLSENRESRSTQLKLMRKALGILRELLVAGVVERIPAAEQTEDGRTLRLTVHLQMNFALNQPLSPFALAALELLDPESPSYAHNVVSVIESTLENPRQILSAQLKYARGEAIATMKAEGMEYEERMNALEEVSYPQPLGELLRQAFDTYRGSAPWLGDFTVEPKSIVRDLTERAMNFGEFVRFYSLARSEGIVLRYLADAYRALRQTVPTGALSEDLSDLIAWLGELVRQVDSSLLDEWEALASGHETGGSPDSNPLLEAPPALTRNERAFRVMVRNELFRRIELAARDDFEALAELDADSGWDTDRWADALDDYWDEHESINAGPSARGPALFVVTVAGRIWKVRQIIDDPAGNHDWSLSADVDLDASDEAGFAVLRLTDFGRADG, from the coding sequence GTGACTCTCCTCGATCAATTACCCGCATCCAGCGACGACGCCGATGCCATCTACGAGGGTTTCCTGAGCTGGAGCGCAAGCCGCGGCGTCCGTCTTTACCCCGCGCAAGAAGAAGCGGTTATCGAGTTAGCTAGCGGCAACAACGTGATTCTGGCGACTCCTACCGGTTCCGGTAAATCGCTAGTAGCAGTTGCGGCACATTTCACTGCGATGGCGGCGAAAGCGCGCAGCTACTACACCGCGCCGATTAAAGCCTTGGTTTCGGAAAAATTCTTCGCGCTGATCGAAATCTTTGGCGCGCAAAATGTCGGTATGGTCACCGGAGATTCCTCGGTAAACCCGGAAGCACCCATCATTTGCTGCACCGCAGAGATTCTGGCCAATATTGCGCTACGTGAAGGCGCCCAGGCTCAGGTCGGCATCGTGGTGATGGATGAATTCCATTACTTCGCAGATCCGCAACGCGGTTGGGCTTGGCAAGTACCGCTTTTAGAGTTGCCGCAAGCTCAATTCCTCTTGATGAGCGCAACGCTTGGCGACATGAGCAGTTTCGAAAAGGAAATCACCGAGCGAACTGGACGAGAAACCGTCACTGTTTCCTCAGCAGAGCGACCGATTCCGCTGCACTATTACTACGTCCAGACGCCAGTGCACGAAACTCTAGAAGAGCTACTGTCCACTAACCAGGCTCCGGTCTACATTGTGCATTTCAGCCAAGCCGAAGCAATCGAGCGTGCCCAAACGCTCATGAGCATCAACATGTGCAGCAAAGAAGAAAAGCAGCGCATCTCGGAAATGATCGCACTTTTCCGCTTCTCCCCTGGCTTTGGCAAAACGCTGAATCGATTGGTTCGGCATGGGATTGGCGTCCATCATGCGGGCATGCTGCCCAAATACCGCCGCCTTGTTGAACAGCTAGCCCAAGCCGGACTGCTTAAAGTTATTTGCGGAACCGATACCCTCGGCGTAGGCATTAACGTGCCCATTCGTACCGTGCTTTTTACCGCATTGAGTAAGTACGACGGCGTACGCACAAGAACCTTGCAAGCCCGCGAATTCCACCAAATTGCGGGCCGCGCAGGCCGGGCCGGCTTCGACACCGCGGGCACCGTCATGGTGCAAGCTCCGGAACACACAGTGGAAAACGCCAAGGCAATGGCGAAAGCCCAGGCCAAATTTGGCGATGACCCACGTAAATTACGCCAAGTGGTCAAGAAAAAGCCACCGGAAGGATTCGTCAGCTGGGGCGAGCCAACTTTTACCCGGCTCGTTGAATCCGAACCCGAACCACTTTCATCGAGTTTCACCATTACGCATGCGATGTTGCTTAACTTGATGGAACGGCCAGGTAACCCGTTCACCGCGGCGCGGCGACTACTCAGTGAGAATCGCGAATCCCGCTCAACCCAACTGAAGCTGATGCGCAAAGCGCTCGGCATTCTGCGCGAACTCCTAGTCGCCGGCGTCGTCGAGCGGATCCCGGCAGCAGAACAAACAGAAGATGGCCGGACGCTTCGCCTGACCGTGCATTTACAAATGAACTTCGCACTCAATCAGCCGCTCTCCCCCTTCGCTTTGGCAGCCTTAGAGCTGCTCGATCCGGAATCGCCAAGCTACGCGCACAACGTGGTTTCCGTCATTGAATCCACGCTAGAAAACCCACGGCAGATCCTTTCCGCGCAACTCAAATATGCCCGTGGCGAGGCCATTGCCACCATGAAGGCCGAGGGCATGGAGTATGAGGAGCGGATGAACGCCCTAGAAGAAGTTAGCTACCCGCAGCCGCTTGGTGAGTTACTTCGGCAAGCTTTCGATACCTATCGAGGCTCAGCACCATGGCTTGGTGACTTTACCGTGGAGCCAAAATCGATTGTGCGTGATTTAACCGAACGCGCAATGAACTTCGGCGAGTTTGTTCGCTTTTATTCGCTCGCCCGTAGCGAAGGCATCGTGTTGCGCTATTTGGCTGATGCCTACCGCGCCTTACGCCAAACCGTCCCGACCGGTGCGCTGAGCGAAGACTTGTCCGACCTCATCGCCTGGCTTGGTGAACTAGTGCGGCAAGTAGATTCAAGCTTGCTCGACGAATGGGAAGCGCTCGCCTCCGGACATGAAACTGGCGGCTCACCTGATAGCAATCCGCTACTTGAGGCTCCCCCGGCACTAACTCGGAACGAACGCGCTTTCCGGGTGATGGTTCGCAACGAGTTGTTCCGACGAATCGAATTGGCCGCACGTGACGATTTTGAAGCTTTAGCTGAGCTCGACGCCGATTCCGGCTGGGATACCGATCGCTGGGCCGATGCGCTCGACGATTATTGGGACGAACACGAAAGCATCAACGCTGGCCCGTCTGCGCGCGGACCGGCACTCTTTGTTGTCACCGTGGCAGGTCGAATCTGGAAGGTACGCCAGATCATCGATGATCCGGCCGGCAACCATGATTGGTCGCTCAGCGCCGACGTCGATTTGGACGCCTCTGATGAGGCAGGTTTCGCGGTACTGAGACTAACCGACTTTGGCCGTGCCGACGGCTGA
- a CDS encoding GNAT family N-acetyltransferase, which translates to MTIRPAVLSDVPVILELIHDLAIYEKEPDAVKTTVPMLESALFGAEPKVFAYLAEDPHGVQGFALWFLNFSTWEGVHGIYLEDLYVRPAARGGGRGKALLQELARTAVKQGYARVEWSVLDWNQPSIDFYRALGAIPMEGWTTFRLTETALQSFGAGQELRA; encoded by the coding sequence ATGACCATACGTCCCGCTGTGCTTTCTGATGTCCCAGTGATTCTTGAGCTAATCCATGATTTAGCGATCTACGAAAAAGAACCGGATGCGGTCAAGACCACAGTCCCGATGCTCGAATCCGCGCTGTTCGGCGCCGAACCCAAGGTATTCGCCTATCTCGCCGAAGATCCACACGGCGTGCAGGGCTTTGCCCTCTGGTTCTTGAACTTTTCCACTTGGGAAGGCGTACACGGCATCTATCTCGAAGACCTTTACGTGCGCCCAGCAGCCCGCGGTGGTGGCCGTGGAAAGGCACTTTTGCAAGAACTTGCTCGAACCGCGGTTAAACAAGGTTATGCCAGAGTTGAATGGAGCGTTTTGGATTGGAATCAACCCTCAATTGACTTCTACCGAGCGCTCGGCGCCATCCCCATGGAAGGCTGGACGACGTTCCGACTCACTGAGACTGCGTTGCAGAGCTTTGGCGCGGGTCAGGAGTTGCGCGCATGA
- a CDS encoding alpha/beta fold hydrolase: MRAAQHRQLPGVERDGVLYQPHVFQVPLDHKNLDGESLEIFAREISTLEAPDAPWLVYFQGGPGMRADRPNSASGWLKEALKDFRVLLLDQRGTGLSSPVTRQNLAHRGDAATQAEYLSHFRADSIVADAEAIRLALASGPWSILGQSFGGFCALAYLSQHPAGLREVLITAGLAPLHGHPDRVYRATFDRMTARNNEHFERYPQDQELAHRIAQHLTEHQEVLPTGEQLTAQRFQMLGGFLGGNSRIDALNYLLEDAFSTDGEQLTDSFLSQVSGQVSYAQNPLYAVLHESVYCQGEASNWSAARVAATLPDFAPTAEKLMFTGEAIMPWYFEQDPALIPLRDAAEALAQRSEWPALYDLEQLAQNSVPVAATAYFDDIYVDHALAVETAASVRGLKLWQTGEYHHDGLRADGEKIFATLLAMTRGASAPS, from the coding sequence ATGAGGGCCGCCCAACATCGGCAGCTGCCCGGCGTCGAACGTGACGGGGTGCTTTACCAGCCGCACGTTTTCCAGGTTCCGCTTGACCATAAAAATCTCGACGGCGAATCACTGGAGATTTTTGCCCGCGAAATAAGCACCCTTGAAGCCCCAGATGCCCCCTGGTTGGTCTATTTTCAAGGCGGTCCAGGGATGCGAGCCGATCGACCGAACTCGGCTAGCGGCTGGCTCAAAGAAGCGCTCAAAGACTTTCGCGTGCTCTTACTCGATCAGCGTGGCACTGGCCTTTCCTCACCAGTGACTCGGCAGAACTTAGCCCACCGGGGCGATGCTGCCACGCAAGCCGAATACCTGAGTCATTTCCGAGCAGATTCGATCGTTGCCGATGCTGAGGCGATTCGACTCGCGCTGGCAAGTGGTCCATGGAGTATTCTCGGCCAAAGCTTTGGCGGATTCTGCGCCTTAGCCTATCTGTCGCAGCATCCGGCAGGACTTCGCGAAGTCCTCATCACTGCCGGCCTTGCCCCATTGCACGGGCATCCGGACCGAGTTTATCGAGCAACTTTCGACCGGATGACCGCCCGGAACAACGAGCACTTCGAACGATACCCGCAAGACCAAGAGCTTGCGCACCGGATTGCTCAGCATCTCACCGAGCATCAGGAGGTTCTACCCACTGGTGAACAACTCACGGCGCAGCGGTTTCAAATGTTGGGCGGATTTCTTGGCGGTAATAGTCGGATAGATGCCTTGAACTACCTACTCGAAGATGCCTTTAGCACGGACGGTGAACAGCTCACGGATTCTTTTCTGAGCCAAGTTTCCGGGCAAGTTTCCTACGCCCAAAACCCGTTATACGCGGTTCTGCACGAGTCGGTCTATTGCCAGGGCGAGGCCTCGAATTGGTCTGCAGCACGAGTAGCCGCAACACTACCCGATTTCGCGCCAACTGCGGAGAAGCTCATGTTCACTGGCGAAGCCATTATGCCTTGGTATTTTGAGCAAGATCCCGCTCTGATTCCGCTGCGCGATGCGGCGGAAGCGCTGGCGCAGCGCAGCGAGTGGCCTGCGCTCTACGATCTGGAGCAACTCGCCCAGAACAGTGTGCCGGTGGCCGCAACCGCTTACTTTGACGATATCTACGTGGACCATGCTTTAGCCGTCGAAACCGCAGCCTCAGTGCGTGGACTCAAGCTTTGGCAAACTGGTGAGTATCATCATGATGGCTTACGCGCCGACGGCGAAAAAATCTTCGCTACCCTGCTCGCGATGACGCGCGGCGCTTCTGCACCGAGCTAA
- a CDS encoding MFS transporter — protein MTGSTPAQPMTVQAIQRRTVGVLAAGSLLAVDLSGSDAWAGSVTTLLTLAAAFSAMPMASFARKRGRRVSLSLCLTVAFAGAVLMVVAAATRSFPSVLVAAAGLGFSTTENLQSRFAAADLAASEHRGRDLAIVVWATTLGAVAGPNLVRPGAQLGNFLGLPENSGPFLFSATSMLLGMILLSIGLRPDPLLTAQKIANQEQSVQKLSRRAGFASIRESPSAMVAFISVVGSHVVMVSVMAMTPLHLKQVDERAAMGHHGTDVLAIIGFTISLHIAGMFALSPLFGWLSDRLGRVKVIIGGQIILLSAVAVAGFGQSNTNAVTVGLILLGLGWSASTIAGSTLLSESVPASEKVQVQGVSDTLMGFSAAAGSVLAGIALAYWGFAGLTAIATAIVLAVAMAVFSSVQKRRASSRAG, from the coding sequence ATGACCGGATCGACTCCTGCGCAACCGATGACCGTCCAGGCAATTCAACGCCGAACGGTAGGCGTCTTGGCAGCTGGCTCGTTACTGGCGGTTGATCTGAGCGGCTCGGATGCTTGGGCTGGATCGGTGACCACGTTGCTAACGCTTGCTGCAGCATTTTCGGCAATGCCCATGGCTTCTTTTGCGCGAAAGCGCGGTCGCAGAGTTTCGCTTAGCCTTTGCCTCACCGTGGCCTTTGCTGGCGCGGTGTTAATGGTGGTAGCAGCGGCGACCAGAAGCTTTCCCTCGGTGCTGGTGGCGGCCGCAGGTTTGGGTTTCAGCACGACGGAAAATTTGCAGTCTCGCTTTGCAGCCGCTGACCTTGCGGCTAGCGAGCATCGCGGACGTGACTTAGCGATAGTCGTCTGGGCAACCACTCTTGGGGCGGTGGCCGGGCCAAACCTGGTCCGTCCGGGAGCGCAATTGGGTAATTTTCTGGGCTTGCCAGAAAATTCCGGCCCGTTCTTATTTTCAGCTACCTCGATGTTGCTCGGGATGATTTTGCTCTCGATAGGCTTGCGGCCAGACCCGTTATTGACTGCGCAAAAAATTGCCAATCAAGAGCAGTCCGTGCAGAAACTAAGCCGACGTGCTGGCTTTGCTTCCATCAGAGAATCGCCTTCAGCAATGGTGGCCTTTATCTCGGTAGTTGGTTCGCATGTTGTGATGGTCTCAGTTATGGCTATGACACCGTTGCACCTGAAACAAGTAGATGAGCGCGCCGCAATGGGTCACCATGGTACGGATGTGTTGGCGATTATCGGCTTCACTATTTCGTTGCATATCGCGGGGATGTTTGCGTTGTCGCCATTGTTCGGTTGGCTTAGCGATCGGCTGGGTCGGGTGAAGGTCATTATCGGTGGGCAAATAATCTTATTGAGCGCGGTAGCGGTTGCCGGGTTCGGTCAGTCGAACACCAATGCGGTAACCGTAGGTTTGATCTTGTTGGGCCTTGGCTGGTCGGCATCGACTATTGCCGGTTCCACGTTGCTGAGCGAAAGCGTCCCGGCGAGCGAAAAAGTCCAAGTTCAAGGCGTTTCAGATACTCTGATGGGCTTTTCCGCAGCGGCCGGCAGCGTGCTGGCTGGCATAGCGCTTGCGTATTGGGGCTTTGCCGGCTTGACCGCCATTGCCACCGCGATAGTGCTCGCGGTGGCAATGGCGGTCTTTAGCTCGGTGCAGAAGCGCCGCGCGTCATCGCGAGCAGGGTAG
- a CDS encoding TerC family protein codes for MTQLPLAFEVGTFVVLGLILAFDLLLVIKRPHEPSMKESGLWIAFYVGLALIFAVLMFVFTGVEHGSQFLAGWITEYSLSIDNLFVFIIVLTRFSVPRKYQQEALMVGIIIALILRGIFILLGSAVIENFSWVFYIFGLFLLYTAWQQARDSGEDEGHAGDNALIRKLRSVLPISKDFDGAKVRTVVDGQKMWTPMLIVFIALGLTDLLFAVDSIPAIFGLTKEPFIVFTANIFALMGLRQLYFLLGCLLQRLVFLKHALLIILGFIGVKLIFHAMHVNELPFINGGKGIDWAPEIPIWLSLAVILGTIVVATVASLLVSRGKVDPELEQASARSQQDDSETP; via the coding sequence GTGACTCAACTTCCTTTGGCCTTTGAAGTGGGAACTTTTGTAGTTCTTGGACTCATTTTGGCCTTTGATCTTCTCTTGGTTATCAAACGGCCGCACGAACCCTCCATGAAAGAATCTGGTCTCTGGATTGCTTTTTATGTTGGATTAGCGCTTATTTTTGCCGTGCTCATGTTCGTGTTTACCGGCGTAGAACATGGCTCGCAATTCTTGGCGGGCTGGATCACCGAATACAGCCTCAGCATTGACAATCTCTTTGTTTTCATCATTGTGTTGACTAGATTCTCGGTCCCGCGAAAGTATCAGCAAGAAGCGCTGATGGTGGGCATCATTATTGCGCTTATTCTTCGCGGTATCTTCATCCTGCTCGGTTCCGCCGTTATTGAGAATTTCAGCTGGGTTTTCTACATATTTGGTCTGTTCCTGCTTTACACGGCATGGCAGCAGGCGCGTGACTCTGGTGAGGACGAAGGTCATGCTGGTGACAATGCGCTGATTCGTAAGCTTCGCTCCGTATTGCCAATTTCCAAAGATTTCGACGGTGCCAAAGTGCGTACCGTAGTCGACGGACAAAAGATGTGGACACCGATGCTTATCGTGTTCATCGCCTTGGGCCTGACGGATTTGCTCTTCGCAGTGGATTCCATCCCGGCAATCTTTGGGTTGACCAAAGAGCCGTTTATTGTGTTCACGGCCAATATTTTCGCGTTGATGGGCTTGCGGCAGCTGTACTTCCTGCTAGGCTGTTTGCTACAACGATTGGTCTTCTTGAAACACGCGCTGTTAATTATTCTGGGCTTTATTGGCGTGAAGCTGATTTTCCATGCAATGCACGTCAATGAGCTGCCTTTCATCAATGGCGGTAAAGGCATCGACTGGGCGCCGGAGATCCCTATCTGGCTTTCACTGGCTGTCATTTTAGGCACCATTGTGGTGGCCACTGTGGCTAGCTTGCTAGTCTCACGCGGAAAAGTTGATCCAGAGCTTGAACAGGCCAGCGCGCGTTCGCAACAGGATGACTCAGAAACGCCGTAA
- the uvrB gene encoding excinuclease ABC subunit UvrB, whose translation MSLAQQINRVVAPFEVISEYQPAGDQPAAIADLTERINNGEKDVVLLGATGTGKSATTAWLIEQVQRPTLVMVQNKTLAAQLANEFRELLPNNAVEYFVSYYDYYQPEAYVPQTDTFIEKDSSVNEEVERLRYSATNSLLTRRDVIVVATVSCIYGLGTPEEYVAGMVTLKQGDRVDRDQLLRQFVGIQYTRNDIDFHRGTFRVRGDTVEITPMYEEQALRIEFFGDEIEKIFTLHPLTGEIIREENEMYVFPASHYVAGPERMAKAITRIEDELAVRLKELEGQNKLLEAQRLRMRTTYDLEMMQQMGFCNGIENYSRHIDGRDSGSAPSCLIDYFPDDFLLVIDESHVTLPQIGAMYEGDMSRKRTLVDHGFRLPSAMDNRPLKWDEFLERVGQTVYLSATPGKYEMAKADGVVQQIIRPTGLIDPEVIIKPTKGQIDDLLGEIRTRVERDERVLVTTLTKRMAEDLTEYLLGHGVKVQYLHSDVDTLRRVELLRELRLGVFDVLVGINLLREGLDLPEVSLVSILDADKEGFLRSATSLIQTIGRAARNVSGEVHMYADKITDSMAKAIDETNRRRAIQVAYNTEHGVDPTPLRKRIADITDSLAREDADTKSLLESAGKGRSRGKAPVPVRHDGLAAVPAEDLVDLIEQLTAQMHSAAGELQFELAARLRDEVGDLKKELRQMQSAGHA comes from the coding sequence ATGAGTCTTGCGCAACAGATCAATCGAGTTGTGGCCCCGTTCGAGGTCATCAGTGAGTATCAGCCAGCTGGCGATCAGCCTGCCGCCATCGCCGATCTGACCGAAAGAATTAATAACGGTGAGAAGGATGTGGTGTTACTCGGTGCCACTGGTACCGGAAAATCAGCGACCACGGCCTGGCTGATTGAACAAGTACAACGACCTACTTTGGTGATGGTGCAGAACAAAACCCTTGCCGCGCAGCTCGCTAACGAATTCCGCGAGCTACTGCCTAATAACGCGGTGGAGTATTTCGTTTCTTATTACGACTACTACCAGCCAGAAGCGTATGTACCGCAGACGGACACCTTCATTGAAAAAGACTCTTCCGTCAACGAAGAGGTTGAAAGGTTGCGCTACTCCGCGACGAACTCGCTCCTCACTCGTCGTGACGTCATCGTGGTGGCTACCGTTTCGTGTATCTATGGTTTGGGCACGCCAGAAGAGTATGTCGCAGGCATGGTTACGCTCAAGCAGGGCGATCGGGTCGATCGAGATCAACTCTTGCGCCAATTCGTGGGGATTCAGTACACCCGAAATGACATTGACTTTCACCGAGGTACTTTCCGAGTTCGCGGGGATACCGTGGAAATCACCCCGATGTATGAAGAGCAAGCGTTGCGCATCGAGTTCTTTGGCGATGAAATTGAGAAAATCTTTACTTTGCACCCGCTGACCGGCGAGATCATTCGGGAAGAAAACGAGATGTACGTTTTCCCTGCCTCGCACTATGTGGCTGGTCCGGAAAGGATGGCCAAGGCGATCACCCGAATCGAGGATGAATTAGCCGTTCGACTGAAAGAACTTGAAGGTCAGAACAAGTTGCTCGAGGCGCAGCGGCTCCGGATGCGTACCACTTATGATCTCGAGATGATGCAGCAGATGGGTTTCTGTAATGGCATCGAGAATTATTCTCGGCATATTGACGGTCGTGACTCCGGCAGCGCGCCAAGTTGCCTCATCGATTATTTTCCAGATGATTTCTTGTTGGTGATTGATGAATCGCACGTTACTCTACCGCAAATTGGCGCTATGTATGAGGGTGATATGTCCCGAAAGCGCACTTTGGTCGATCATGGCTTCCGGTTGCCCTCAGCAATGGATAACCGACCGCTCAAATGGGATGAGTTTCTGGAGCGAGTCGGTCAGACGGTTTACCTTTCGGCAACGCCGGGCAAATATGAAATGGCTAAAGCCGACGGCGTCGTGCAGCAAATCATTCGACCCACCGGGTTGATTGACCCTGAAGTCATTATCAAGCCGACCAAAGGCCAAATTGATGACCTGCTCGGTGAGATTCGAACTAGGGTTGAGCGGGACGAACGGGTATTGGTTACTACTTTGACCAAACGGATGGCCGAGGATCTTACTGAGTACTTATTGGGTCACGGGGTCAAAGTGCAATACCTACACTCGGATGTAGATACTTTGCGTCGCGTTGAGTTGTTGCGAGAGCTGCGGCTAGGTGTCTTCGATGTCCTGGTGGGTATTAACCTGTTGCGCGAGGGTTTGGACCTGCCAGAAGTTTCTTTGGTCAGCATCTTGGATGCTGACAAAGAAGGTTTCTTGCGCTCGGCCACGTCCTTGATCCAGACGATTGGTCGTGCTGCTCGTAACGTTTCCGGTGAAGTGCATATGTATGCGGACAAGATCACGGATTCCATGGCGAAGGCCATTGACGAGACCAATCGACGTCGTGCCATTCAGGTGGCTTACAACACCGAACACGGCGTTGATCCGACACCGCTGCGCAAACGAATCGCTGATATTACTGATTCCTTGGCTCGGGAGGATGCCGATACCAAGAGCCTTTTGGAGTCTGCGGGCAAGGGCAGATCAAGGGGGAAGGCGCCAGTCCCGGTCCGGCACGACGGATTGGCTGCCGTGCCCGCCGAAGACCTGGTGGATTTGATCGAACAGCTTACGGCGCAAATGCATTCGGCGGCTGGCGAGTTGCAATTCGAGCTGGCGGCCAGGCTTCGTGACGAGGTCGGCGATTTGAAGAAGGAACTAAGGCAGATGCAGTCAGCCGGTCACGCCTAG
- the coaE gene encoding dephospho-CoA kinase, giving the protein MLSLGLTGGIAAGKSWVATRLAELGAVLIDADRLAREVVEPGTEGLAEVCVEFGPTILNPEGGLDREALGARIFADAAQREKLNAIVHPRVRARATELRASAPPDAIVVQDIPLLVETGQGAAFHLVLVVDAQAELRIERMVRNRGLTEAAATQRIAAQASQQQRLAAADVVIENSGPAELTIEAVDTLWQERLLPFAENLHAGATAKRSGPAILKPADPDWSAAASRLIARILHAAGEKAIGADHIGSTSIPGLAAKDVIDLQLRVDSLASADELALALSSAGFPRIPGTWSDTPSVDDPDPRHWQKRLHGNADPGRAVNLHIRVDGSPGANYAVAFRDWLRAEPEWREVYLGEKLRAATLNGTGTSAD; this is encoded by the coding sequence ATGCTTTCACTTGGACTCACCGGCGGGATCGCAGCCGGGAAATCATGGGTAGCCACTCGGCTAGCGGAACTTGGTGCGGTGTTGATTGATGCTGATCGGCTCGCCAGAGAAGTCGTCGAACCCGGAACTGAGGGGCTGGCCGAGGTTTGTGTCGAATTTGGCCCGACGATTCTGAACCCAGAAGGTGGATTGGACCGGGAGGCTCTTGGCGCGAGAATATTTGCAGATGCGGCACAGCGGGAAAAACTCAATGCGATAGTGCACCCTCGAGTTCGTGCACGTGCAACTGAATTGCGCGCATCAGCTCCACCGGACGCGATCGTCGTTCAAGACATTCCCTTGTTAGTAGAGACTGGGCAGGGTGCAGCATTCCATCTAGTCCTTGTGGTGGATGCCCAGGCCGAGCTTCGGATCGAGCGAATGGTGCGGAATCGCGGCCTGACCGAGGCCGCCGCGACACAGCGAATTGCAGCCCAAGCGAGTCAGCAACAGCGGTTAGCCGCGGCCGACGTCGTCATTGAGAACTCGGGGCCAGCTGAACTCACGATTGAAGCGGTTGATACGTTGTGGCAGGAAAGGCTGCTTCCGTTTGCTGAGAACCTGCATGCTGGTGCGACGGCTAAAAGGTCTGGTCCAGCAATTCTCAAACCGGCTGATCCTGACTGGTCAGCTGCTGCCTCTCGGTTGATAGCTAGAATTTTGCATGCGGCAGGCGAAAAGGCCATCGGCGCAGACCATATTGGTTCAACGTCGATTCCGGGCTTGGCCGCGAAAGATGTGATCGACCTGCAGCTGAGAGTTGATTCCTTGGCATCCGCGGATGAGCTGGCCTTGGCCTTGTCCTCGGCGGGTTTCCCAAGAATTCCTGGAACCTGGTCGGACACTCCCTCGGTGGATGACCCAGATCCAAGGCACTGGCAAAAACGATTGCACGGTAATGCAGACCCGGGAAGAGCAGTGAATCTTCATATTCGCGTGGACGGCTCACCGGGCGCGAACTATGCTGTAGCGTTCCGCGATTGGTTACGTGCAGAGCCGGAATGGCGGGAAGTTTACCTTGGAGAAAAACTGCGAGCCGCAACATTAAACGGTACCGGAACTAGCGCAGATTAA